CCACGTAGGAGGGGCGACACAAAGGGCAAAAGACCGGAGGAAAGGACTAGAGGAACTAGAATGGCTTGCAGCCTATGCATAATATTATGCATGGCTCTTCATTTGCGGTCTCCGTCTTGCATTCAATCAGCCTCATGATCACTGCCTCTCCAAAGGCACCAAAGCGTTGATTTCATTGAGCACAGTTATATGCAAGGAATATTCCAATTTTAAGCGGAATGATGCCACTTTTCGGTTTGTGCACGAGTCATGTTAAGTCCTTATTCATTCCAAATGTGGCTGTGTTCCAGGAATATTCCGGTTGCAGAACACCTGTAAATGGAATATTccagaacttgttttaaaccgaatactgacaatattctgtttgaaaccGGAATACTCTGTGCTTGTAGCTCTGCTCATAGTCTTTTTTTTTGGCCGGCTATGTGTCTGGAAGTTATGGAAAATCTTGCTCTATATTTGTTTTTGTACTTTGATTTTTTGCATAGATATCAGACATTATCTTGACCtattatgtttttaaaaaatgcttCTCCGTGACAGAGCTGAACAGGTGCACTTTATCAAATTACATTTTGACATTTCTGATCAGTCTATGGTCCGCTCTAGGTATTGTTAAATTGTACAGATAAAAAAATGTATGATATTTTTGACCACTACAGCTGTTTTGTACTTAATGCAGTTTGTGCTTTTTTTGTCTATGTGACAAACCTAAATCTCGCCTCTTAATCTTTTATGCACATTGTTTAATCTTTTATGCACATTGTATTGTATCTGTATGCTCAGATATCTAGCCTGTCTCTTCCTCTAGTATCCTTTTCAAGAAAGGGAGGACAAACTTTACATAAaggtcatacaaataaaaaaaatagcctgaaaaatgttgcatttttcatttctttattttattataagcgtaaaataataattacaaatctAGTCTTGTATTTAGCAGCTTAAGTTGATAAAGTAACATCAAAATACAGTGCTATACAGACAGGTAAACCAAATTAATTTTAATATCTTTGCAAATGGTATCTCTTGCCTTCGGTTATTGGCCATTTATTACAATGTAATCTGAACGCTAAGTAGCTTACTGATGTTTTTGTGCAACATTTCAAATATACCTACACAATACCGTATGTATTGCTTTCATCATTGAAACCAACAGGCCTCATTGAATCAGGGCCTAAAGTGTATTAGGCATGCAAACCCAGCATAACACAAAGCCAAACTGATAACTCAACACAGTACAATGACCAATGACTGGTGGATTTATCAAGTGATGAGCTTACAAACCTCACTGAGAGAGgtttaaagcctgcacatccaagcATCTGACCTGGGAGCTGGACAACAAATGCACAGGCAAATAAAGATGAGGGAGTGACCTAAGAACTTTTAATTACcacttttgtgtcaatgaaccCTTCTTCAGACCTCCTGGTCCCTTCGTATTTGAAGAATGGTCCATTTTGACCTGAAACATCACAGACAAAAGTGGGAGCAAAATATCCTGTTTGCAGCTTACCAACCGCAACATAGAAGCTATCTCAGTAGCTCAGACTGGCTGACACTTGGCTTCAACTGACCCACTTAAGCCTCATGCTTCTGCTGCATTCCCTTCACTGCCAGACCAGGacgggtaatctggcatacggggcatttcccGCGGGACAGACAGTACTCGGGCCAGTGCTAATGTTTTTTCTTGTATACAGTATGGACGGTTTTTTGATCCCAGTCCAGCGATGTTACACAACTGAGCACAAACATGCTAGGCTCTCTGTGGATTCTGGAGGAGCAAATGACAATCTGTTCTTGGCTTGGCTGTGTGTGGGACCATCAGCcccttaaagcaacactaagcagATTTCGTTCACATATGTCCCACAGgcattgtctctctctcattccagctGAATGAAGGATGGCTTGTTACTACTCTACACTGACAGAGCAGCTGTCACCCATGCAGGGCAGCAAATTGAATTCACCCAAGTTCATGACTCTGTGAAATGATTCTGGGAAAACTGTTGTGAAATTGAACTCTCTACTTAAGTGTTGTCTCCCAGGTGTACATAACTCTTGCTCATGTTCAGTGCTGCCCAACAAAGCAGGATGGGGAGTCCGGTGCACAGCCTCCGTATTCCTGAAGTTTGGGGTTGTCCTGTTGGTGATCAGGATCCTCCGTCTGGATGCATACACAGCGAGAACGGCTGGAGCCGGGTGagaacagcttccttggcaccCCAACCCAGTCCCTCTTCACACCACCACTAGACATGGAGAGCAAACAAAGAGAAACAACTGAAGAAAACAGATGACGTAAGATTAAGTGAAACCCACACCATAGATGTTAAATAAACGTACCATCACATCATGCAAATTAAATAGTTTATCTATCTGCATTTTAGGAGGAGTCCGCTGAGGTGTTGGCCTTGTGAACCCGGGGTTGAACTCTAAGCTCCATATACCATGTTATCACAAGAGTGTCAGTACCTTTTAGTGGAGCACCAGACGCGCCCCCCTTGGGAGCTCCACTCGGTGTTGCAGGCCGGGTATTGCTGACTGTGGGCCGCCGCCTGGGCCTTCAGCTGCAGGCCTTCCTCCAGCGCAGCCTCCGCCTGGAGCAGGGCCTCTGTGGGCTGCCCATCAGCACGGTAGAAATGGCCCTCCACTACACCTGTTGGATCGATTGATAGATTAATAACATCACGTTACATTTTGACATTTGTGACCTTTCAATGAGGACTTCATCAACAGCTTACAATAGGTCTTTGGGACATTGACACATTTATCTGAATACAGTATACAGCTTCTAAAGCTTCCTGTACGTTCAGTAGGGATTGTACACTTGTCTTGGACAAATGAACTGAAGTGAGGTGTGTTTACCGACGGGAGTGTAATCCTTCTGGTAGAACGCCAGCCAGTCATACAGGGCCACAATTTGCGAGGGGGAGAGGTCAGACACGTCATCGTTCAACCCAGCCTCAGAGAAATCCCCTGTTACAAATGCACGGGACGCATCTCTACCTGAAACcacaaaatgtcaaaaaatatAATTGGGAAATCATGCTGGCATGTTTACCATTTTGCCTCTTCCTTATTTATAGGCACATGCATGTGTCCTGACTCATGAAAGGGCCTCCTGGTGTCGCACACACCCCCATGGTTGTGGCCCCCTGTCTGTGGCCCCACACCAGAGGTGTGGGTGCCCTCTactggaaaaaagaaaacactacaCATTTGTGTCTTATTTTTATCATTTACAACGATATTTGGGTTTGGATTTTATCATATCATGTCTGTGTTGGGTTAACACTGAAGTAGACTATATACAAAAACAATATAACACAATACTCTCCTAACAATATGGCGGTATAATGCTGTTGTTTGGGTTCCCTTTTAGGCTACAAGGTTCTGCCCCCATCAAAAGAGGTGGTTGCACCCTCATAATAACCTGACTTTTCTTTTCATGACAATTTATGCTAATGCAAGGCATTCTGAAGAATGTACTTCATGCCACCCTAAAAGAGGAGATTATCACATAAAGATGAAAAGCAAAGATGGGAAAACAAATGCGCTACCTGCAAAGAAATGGTAACCTCCCCCTGGGCCGTAatgtttttctcctttcttcacaTCAAATACCTGTCCCAATATCGCCACGTATAGCCCTGGACTATTCACTTCGCCGCTGTATTTTGACAGTTCACTCTTGCTAATTATCCGGGCAGGTGCATTCGATGGTCCAAGAGAGCCGAACACCGACACTGCGTCCCCATAAATAGCAGCCCAATCACATGGGACTAGAAGCGCAGTTACGCACGCAACTGCAACCACAACGATGTAGGCTAACATGATTTTGCAAGCATATTATGATCAATTTTACAGCATGATGGATCACACTCAAAGTCGAGTCATTTCTGTTTCAAAAACATAGCTGCCTCCCGGAACCATGACCGCGCAACACAGACGCGTAATTTGTG
This window of the Engraulis encrasicolus isolate BLACKSEA-1 chromosome 7, IST_EnEncr_1.0, whole genome shotgun sequence genome carries:
- the LOC134452877 gene encoding neuferricin, with protein sequence MLAYIVVVAVACVTALLVPCDWAAIYGDAVSVFGSLGPSNAPARIISKSELSKYSGEVNSPGLYVAILGQVFDVKKGEKHYGPGGGYHFFAGRDASRAFVTGDFSEAGLNDDVSDLSPSQIVALYDWLAFYQKDYTPVGVVEGHFYRADGQPTEALLQAEAALEEGLQLKAQAAAHSQQYPACNTEWSSQGGRVWCSTKSGGVKRDWVGVPRKLFSPGSSRSRCVCIQTEDPDHQQDNPKLQEYGGCAPDSPSCFVGQH